In Brachypodium distachyon strain Bd21 chromosome 2, Brachypodium_distachyon_v3.0, whole genome shotgun sequence, one genomic interval encodes:
- the LOC100837474 gene encoding uncharacterized protein LOC100837474 produces MTSSMAEEDLQSVLEQMLQLRLDSPQDSSDDGGVTALPDGATDQVQAQSAAAPGAAVNPSVEWAEIIVSEMMSATSLDDGRSRAVRILEAFGASVIGSRAAKMMGDKDRELGAALRQNTILKRAVIVQHRRQLEGEGKTKELQGMVAEYREKVRQLEISNYALSMHLRNAGPESSVPGPYHPEVF; encoded by the coding sequence ATGACTTCCTCTATGGCAGAGGAAGACTTGCAGTCGGTGCTGGAGCAGATGCTGCAGCTGCGCCTAGATTCCCCACAAGATAGTAGCGACGACGGTGGGGTTACTGCTCTCCCGGATGGCGCCACCGATCAAGTCCAGGCACAATCCGCTgccgcccccggcgccgcAGTTAACCCATCGGTTGAATGGGCGGAGATCATCGTGAGCGAGATGATGAGCGCCACCTCCCTGGACGACGGCCGCTCCCGCGCCGTCAGGATCCTCGAGGCGTTCGGGGCCTCCGTCATCGGCTCTCGCGCCGCGAAGATGATGGGTGACAAGGACAGGGAGCTGGGAGCCGCGTTGCGGCAGAATACCATCCTGAAGAGGGCAGTGATCGTGCAGCACCGGCGGCAGCTGGAGGGCGAGGGGAAGACCAAGGAGCTCCAAGGAATGGTCGCAGAGTACCGGGAGAAGGTCAGGCAGCTCGAGATTAGCAACTACGCACTGTCCATGCACCTCAGGAACGCTGGTCCCGAGAGCTCCGTGCCGGGGCCGTACCATCCGGAGGTgttctga
- the LOC100846505 gene encoding V-type proton ATPase subunit c''2: MSSDSSSWARALVQISPYTFSAIGIAVSIGVSVLGAAWGIFITGSSLIGAAIKAPRITSKNLISVIFCEAVAIYGVIVAIILQTKLESVPTSRMHDPESLRAGYAIFASGLIVGFANLVCGVCVGIIGSSCALSDAQNSTLFVKILVIEIFGSALGLFGVIVGIIMSAQATWPTKV; this comes from the exons aTGTCGTCGGACTCGTCGTCGTGGGCGCGCGCGCTCGTGCAGATCTCGCCCTACACCTTCTCCGCCATCGGCATCGCCGTCTCCATCGGCGTCTCGGTGCTCGGCGCAGCATG GGGGATCTTCATCACGGGGAGCAGCCTCATCGGGGCCGCCATCAAGGCGCCCAGGATCACCTCCAAGAACCTCATCAG TGTTATCTTCTGTGAGGCTGTTGCAATTTATGGTGTAATCGTGGCAATCATCCTCCAAACAAAGCTTGAAAGTGTGCCAACATCTCGAATGCATGATCCAGAGTCTCTCCGAGCTGGCTATGCAATATTTGCATCGGGCCTTATTGTTGGCTTTGCTAATCTTGTTTGCGG GGTATGTGTGGGAATAATCGGAAGCAGCTGTGCACTGTCTGATGCTCAGAATTCAACACTGTTTGTAAAGATCCTGGTGATTGAGATCTTTGGCAGCGCTTTGGGACTGTTTGGAGTGATCGTGGGCATAATCATGTCAGCTCAAGCAACATGGCCAACTAAAGTCTAA